AGTATGTAGTAATTGATGTCAGtcttttgatatgtttttataaggacatgattattatttgtataagtataataatacatatattatacacatactgtatgtatataatatctGCTGATATTACCAACATACCTATTAAGCTGACATAAcctattttataataattattagaacTTTCTATCTAACTGACATCATACCCAAATTTACTTTACCtagaataattataatatattgtctTTAAGTCTTCATTTTTTGATGCGTGCAAAACACtctattactttaaaatattacttcataaaaaaaaaactagcaTGTAATATACATGTGCTTACATGATGTTAATGAAGAattgattttaatatattgCCTGAATATGTAGAATGTGTAATGACAATACCTGAAACTATTTAAAACTAGGTGTTATCAACCTTCACATTGTGGTTTAGTACTCTTTTGGAGAGAGTTAAGtttgattattttatattaagtattaattgttttttttattcaacaatTTAAGCAAGTaatttaaatttctattttCGAAATACTATATCATAAAGtacaaaattaatcaaaatcAAATCATTGTTACAAGTCTATTACGGTATCAGTTTTCACTTGGTACATACCACACAGGCTAGCTCTTTCACCTTGTCATAGGAGGACAGAGATACCATTACATTCAGCACGAACATGATAGAATAAAGCACCATTAGTGTTAGCAGCACTGCCTGGAATAGATTCAGGATCTTTATCACACATTCATAGACTGCATTACGTTTGTTCTCATTTAACTCAGCCATGAGGTAACCTTGATATTCTGTGGTCCTGGTCCATGTTTTAGGACATGTAGTCTTTGCTGGTATCATTAGATATGCTACTCTAGTGGAAACATAACATACAACACAGGGGACATTATGTCATTAAATGGAGCTAAGGGACCACTATTGTCGTAACTTTGATATTCTGCTCCATAAATCATAAACTGATATTGATGAAAACCAGGTACATAGGATAGAAACTCAGGTTGATCAGGTAGACAAATGTAGTTGCTCCACCTCATATTGATCAAAATGACTCCCGGCAGCTTTCCCTTGGTAGAGTAATTCTGTATCATTGGTTGTAGGACAGGTGGTACGTCCCCATCTAGTAAAGACCACACCTCCATTTCTTGGTCCTAGAGATCCTTGTGGTCCTGGTTTTCCATTTTCCCCTTTCATTCCATCTTTAACCATTGGTCCCATTTTCTTCCAGGCGTACCAGCTTGTCCAGGAGGACCTTGAATGCCATCACGACCATCCGACCATCACGACAATCACGACAATCACGACAATCACATCCTTGTAATATTTGAATATAAGGTGTGTTGGTAGGACATTTGGTGTAGGAGAGGTACATCTCTTGTCTCGACTGGTGTCTATAATAAATGGATTGGAAGTgaatggtttaaacaatatgatTACCTGATACAGCAGCAGTAGTACATTGTTCTACAGTTAGTAACAGGACAACCAACAATGACAGCATCTGTATCATCATCTTGAGAGTTAGTTTGATGTAGAAGGAAAGATTTGCTCCAA
The sequence above is a segment of the Gigantopelta aegis isolate Gae_Host unplaced genomic scaffold, Gae_host_genome ctg3370_pilon_pilon, whole genome shotgun sequence genome. Coding sequences within it:
- the LOC121392083 gene encoding uncharacterized protein LOC121392083, which gives rise to MGPMVKDGMKGENGKPGPQGSLGPRNGGVVFTRWGRTTCPTTNDTELLYQGKAAGSHFDQYEVEQLHLVAYLMIPAKTTCPKTWTRTTEYQGYLMAELNENKRNAVYECVIKILNLFQAVLLTLMVLYSIMFVLNVMVSLSSYDKVKELACVELECYLRFRKNPINWVIIWNFKGEGEGPISSTKVAFGGDIERHKME